The Apium graveolens cultivar Ventura chromosome 6, ASM990537v1, whole genome shotgun sequence genome contains a region encoding:
- the LOC141664156 gene encoding uncharacterized protein LOC141664156 produces MSFNILFILMLLKTINNTSFAYSSNVTDKNALLSVKASITDPVGALSSWNHSIHFCLWKGVTCSRRHQRVSALDLSSQKLDGTLSPHIGNLSFLREINFDKNNFRGSIPAEIGKLFRLRYLHLGTNLFEGGFPMNLSHCSDLRHIGIEENNVGGKLPTDFTSWSKLTVFNTTTNHFSGVISSSIGNMSSLRFLLLSKNNLTGIIPLEVGRLLKLEYLRLSLNNLIGTVPLPLYNISSLSYVSLALNKLEGSFPLNLGFTLPKLQAFLVGDNKFSGSFPRSITNASKLVRLDISTNNISGPLPMDWGRLSLEALYLSHNPLGHNQPSGSGSSFLDTLVNSTNLKFLDLYGIGLNGKIPNSIVNFSKKLEILDLYQNYFHGRIPREIGKLSNMRQLALSKNMLSGSIPESICKLSKLGHLYLNENNFSGVIPACISNISGLLILNMGSNKLHGSIPTPLFDLSSLQALILSGNHLRGLIPQHISGLSSLSLFALYLNQNLLSGPLPSNIGSLTHLVELYLSDNKLEGEIPTSLGDCVMLEQLGMGRNHFEGGLPSSFKKLKNLALLGLSNNNISGNIPQFFGELRGIDFLNLSYNKLEGELPKNGLFSNASAFSVVGNFRLCGGIQALQLPSCPADMLKTKKKKFSVKMIPLVVLLPLATLLTCITIVFFRMKKSKQKNVQLFVLHENCPRLSYQYLLLATMNFSPNNLLGEGRYGSVYKGILEPLQEIVAVKVLKVEVHGANKNFIAECETLRNVRHRNLIKIITACSSADYKGNDFKALVFEYMTNGSLDNWLHPNPYDQGNERNLTLYQRLNIAIDVALAVVYLHQESHTKIIHCDIKPSNVLLDEEFVARVSDFGLARFFLTNAVDLNQAPTSSTGVRGTVGYVPPEYGMGGKITAEGDVYSYGILLLEMFSGKSPTSSSILMQDANNLHDYVRKALPHRVMEIADPRIILQQENLANLGDESVRRSNMPDSMEACLTSVFQVGILCSVEMPSERIDIGAAVKQLQLARDKLL; encoded by the exons ATGAGTTTCAACATTCTCTTCATCTTAATGTTATTAAAAACCATAAACAACACTTCTTTTGCGTATTCAAGTAATGTCACTGACAAAAATGCTTTGCTTTCTGTCAAGGCTTCAATAACAGATCCAGTTGGTGCGTTAAGCTCCTGGAACCATTCCATCCACTTCTGTCTTTGGAAAGGCGTTACATGCAGCCGTAGACATCAGAGAGTTTCAGCGCTGGACTTGTCATCTCAAAAACTAGACGGTACTCTATCTCCTCATATTGGAAACCTCTCTTTTCTCAGGGAAATTAACTTTGATAAAAACAATTTTCGAGGCTCAATACCAGCAGAGATTGGCAAACTGTTTCGCCTACGATATCTTCACCTAGGAACCAATTTATTTGAAGGTGGCTTCCCAATGAACTTAAGTCACTGTTCAGATCTGAGACATATCGGTATAGAAGAAAATAATGTTGGAGGTAAATTACCTACTGATTTCACGTCTTGGTCTAAATTAACAGTGTTTAATACGACGACAAACCATTTTAGCGGAGTAATATCGTCTTCTATCGGAAATATGTCATCTCTTCGTTTCCTTCTTTTATCCAAAAACAATTTAACAGGGATCATACCGTTGGAAGTCGGCCGCCTTTTAAAATTAGAGTATCTTCGATTGTCACTAAATAATTTGATAGGCACAGTTCCCTTGCCACTTTACAACATATCATCACTCTCATATGTCAGCCTAGCTTTAAATAAGTTGGAAGGAAGCTTTCCACTAAATTTGGGCTTTACCCTTCCTAAGCTGCAAGCATTCCTTGTCGGAGATAACAAATTTTCAGGGTCTTTTCCACGATCCATAACTAATGCTTCAAAGCTTGTACGTCTTGACATATCAACTAACAATATTAGTGGTCCTCTACCAATGGACTGGGGAAGACTAAGCTTAGAAGCGCTATACCTATCCCATAATCCGCTAGGACATAATCAGCCGTCTGGTAGTGGCTCGAGCTTCCTCGACACCTTGGTAAACAGTACCAATTTAAAGTTTTTGGATTTATACGGAATTGGTTTGAATGGGAAGATTCCAAATTCCATTGTCAATTTctcaaaaaaattagaaattctgGACCTCTACCAAAATTACTTTCACGGAAGAATACCTCGAGAGATTGGGAAACTTTCCAACATGAGACAACTTGCATTGAGTAAAAACATGTTAAGCGGAAGTATTCCTGAATCAATTTGTAAGTTATCCAAGTTAGGCCATCTGTATCTAAATGAAAATAACTTTTCAGGAGTAATTCCAGCTTGCATAAGCAATATTTCTGGATTGCTTATCCTCAACATGGGCAGTAACAAGCTCCATGGAAGCATACCTACTCCCTTGTTTGATCTCTCATCTTTACAAGCGTTAATACTTTCGGGAAACCACCTCCGTGGCTTGATACCTCAGCATATATCAGGACTTTCTTCTCTAAGCCTTTTTGCTCTATACTTGAATCAAAATCTATTGAGTGGGCCACTACCATCCAACATTGGCAGCTTGACACATCTGGTCGAGCTATATCTTTCAGACAACAAATTGGAAGGAGAGATACCCACTAGTCTGGGTGATTGTGTAATGTTGGAGCAACTGGGCATGGGAAGAAACCATTTTGAAGGTGGACTTCCATCTTCCTTCAAGAAGTTAAAAAATTTAGCATTGCTGGGTCTTTCAAATAACAACATTTCAGGTAATATTCCTCAATTTTTTGGAGAGTTGCGTGGAATTGACTTCCTAAATTTGTCGTACAATAAACTTGAAGGTGAATTGCCGAAAAATGGTCTGTTCTCAAATGCTAGTGCCTTTTCAGTTGTTGGTAATTTTCGGCTGTGTGGAGGTATTCAAGCCTTGCAACTGCCTTCTTGTCCTGCAGACATGTTAAAGACTAAAAAAAAGAAATTTTCAGTAAAAATGATACCCCTTGTAGTTCTTCTACCTCTTGCTACCTTGTTAACATGTATTACCATTGTTTTCTTTCGAATGAAGAAATCCAAGCAGAAAAACGTCCAATTGTTTGTTTTGCATGAAAATTGTCCGAGGCTTTCATATCAATATCTTCTACTAGCAACAATGAATTTCTCCCCAAACAATTTGCTTGGTGAGGGAAGATATGGTTCAGTCTACAAAGGAATTCTTGAACCATTGCAAGAGATTGTTGCTGTGAAAGTACTAAAGGTTGAAGTTCATGGAGCTAACAAGAATTTCATCGCAGAATGTGAAACGTTGAGGAATGTTCGCCACCGGAACCTCATAAAGATCATCACAGCTTGCTCTAGCGCTGATTACAAGGGAAACGACTTCAAAGCATTGGTTTTTGAGTACATGACAAATGGGAGTCTAGACAACTGGTTACATCCAAATCCATATGACCAAGGGAATGAAAGAAATTTGACTCTATACCAAAGGTTGAATATTGCCATTGATGTAGCATTGGCGGTGGTTTACCTGCATCAGGAGTCTCACACAAAAATCATTCATTGTGATATAAAGCCAAGTAATGTTCTTCTTGATGAGGAATTTGTTGCTCGTGTTAGTGATTTTGGTTTGGCCAGATTTTTCTTAACCAATGCAGTTGACTTAAATCAAGCACCAACAAGTTCAACTGGTGTTCGAGGAACTGTTGGATATGTTCCCCCAG AGTATGGAATGGGTGGAAAGATCACTGCGGAGGGGGACGTGTACAGCTATGGAATTCTTTTACTAGAAATGTTTTCTGGGAAAAGTCCAACCAGTAGCAGCATATTGATGCAAGATGCTAACAATCTTCATGATTACGTGAGGAAAGCTCTTCCCCACAGAGTGATGGAGATTGCAGATCCCCGGATTATACTACAACAGGAGAATCTTGCCAACCTGGGAGATGAATCAGTTAGAAGGAGTAACATGCCTGATAGTATGGAAGCTTGCTTGACTTCAGTATTTCAAGTTGGAATATTATGTTCAGTTGAAATGCCAAGCGAACGCATCGATATAGGTGCTGCTGTCAAGCAGCTACAGTTGGCAAGAGACAAACTTCTATGA